In Syntrophorhabdaceae bacterium, a single window of DNA contains:
- the ilvD gene encoding dihydroxy-acid dehydratase: MSQHLRSKGLSPDVPQYYMRRVFFKAMGATDEDLEKPLIAIANTWNEILPGSYHLDRVAAAVKRGVKEAGGMATIFNVLAPCDGQGSGNVGFKYVLPSRDLIAASVEMMIEHASYDAAVMIGTCDKIVPGLIMAAARCNLPTVVFTGGYMPAGHYKGERLDCSSMGKYFVMHRQGKVSKEELREIEGRVCPGPGACCLMGTANSMCIAAEALGLSLPGNSSVCATDPALESLAEEAGRRVMDLVRNGIKANDIMTPQAFTNAVKVCCATSGSTNLTLHFPAIAHELDYPFNLDDFENISRHTPSIMEIKPSDPKYLMEDFERAGGLQAVMKSMESMLDTSVMTVTGKSLAENLKGTEIKDPDVIHPLSRPKGKDGGIAVLKGNLGVAVVKQTAVRPEMHQHRGPARVFEQEEDCVDALLSGKVREGEVMVIRYEGPKGGPGMREMVMATWMLVDLGLDKSVAIITDGRFSGTSGGPCVGHIVPEAAVGGPIAAIRDGDIISIDIPQRTLTVELSDQEIAERLKSWKAPAPSVTKGYLAHFAKHAVSADKGAYLE, translated from the coding sequence ATGAGCCAGCACTTAAGAAGCAAAGGTCTAAGCCCTGACGTTCCTCAGTATTATATGCGCAGGGTCTTCTTCAAGGCCATGGGCGCGACCGATGAAGACCTGGAGAAACCCCTTATAGCCATAGCAAACACATGGAATGAGATACTCCCCGGTTCCTATCACCTGGACCGCGTGGCCGCGGCGGTTAAGCGCGGCGTAAAAGAGGCCGGAGGCATGGCGACGATCTTTAACGTGCTCGCCCCATGCGACGGCCAGGGAAGCGGAAACGTGGGCTTCAAATATGTCTTGCCCAGCAGGGACCTCATCGCGGCCTCGGTTGAGATGATGATAGAGCACGCGAGCTACGATGCTGCAGTCATGATCGGGACGTGCGACAAGATAGTCCCGGGACTCATCATGGCCGCTGCGCGCTGCAATCTTCCTACGGTTGTTTTCACCGGCGGTTACATGCCTGCAGGCCATTACAAGGGGGAGCGCCTCGATTGTTCCTCCATGGGCAAATATTTCGTCATGCATCGCCAGGGCAAGGTCTCGAAAGAGGAATTACGGGAAATTGAAGGCCGTGTGTGCCCGGGACCGGGCGCATGTTGCCTCATGGGAACTGCGAATAGCATGTGCATTGCCGCGGAGGCCCTGGGCCTTTCTCTGCCCGGCAACTCTTCCGTCTGTGCCACGGACCCCGCCCTCGAAAGCTTGGCCGAAGAGGCAGGTCGCAGGGTCATGGACCTTGTGCGGAACGGAATCAAGGCGAACGATATCATGACGCCTCAAGCCTTCACGAATGCGGTCAAAGTTTGCTGCGCCACGAGCGGTTCCACGAATCTGACGCTCCACTTTCCTGCCATCGCTCACGAGCTCGATTATCCCTTTAACCTCGACGATTTTGAGAACATCAGCCGGCACACGCCGTCGATCATGGAGATCAAGCCGTCAGACCCGAAATATCTCATGGAGGATTTCGAGCGGGCCGGAGGACTGCAGGCGGTCATGAAATCCATGGAAAGTATGCTCGACACGAGCGTAATGACGGTGACCGGGAAGAGCCTTGCGGAGAATCTGAAAGGGACCGAAATCAAGGACCCGGATGTGATTCATCCCCTTTCTCGCCCTAAAGGCAAAGACGGCGGCATAGCGGTGCTCAAGGGCAATCTGGGCGTGGCCGTGGTGAAACAGACTGCCGTGAGGCCGGAGATGCATCAACATCGCGGACCCGCGCGGGTCTTTGAGCAGGAAGAGGACTGTGTGGACGCATTGCTCTCGGGAAAGGTGCGTGAGGGAGAGGTGATGGTTATTCGTTACGAGGGACCCAAAGGCGGGCCCGGCATGAGGGAGATGGTCATGGCTACATGGATGCTTGTTGACCTGGGTCTCGATAAATCGGTCGCAATCATTACCGACGGGCGGTTCTCCGGCACCTCGGGCGGTCCCTGCGTGGGGCACATCGTTCCCGAAGCCGCAGTCGGCGGGCCCATAGCCGCGATCCGCGATGGGGACATAATCAGTATAGACATCCCCCAGCGAACGCTCACCGTGGAATTGAGTGATCAAGAGATTGCTGAGAGGCTCAAATCATGGAAGGCACCGGCGCCAAGCGTTACCAAGGGCTATCTCGCTCATTTCGCGAAGCACGCAGTAAGCGCAGACAAAGGGGCGTACCTGGAATAG
- a CDS encoding methyl-accepting chemotaxis protein, whose product MGRRLANLNMTVKLLVSPGAAIVFLVVVWIVCYFGFFKQKAALDDIFNNRFRNYQASAGIIKDLTEVHANVYKLMNMLTANYAKAKTDNFAKNQFDKVQKIIDETQAIAQSPNLTKAEKDSFVETQDQITKYMGLIKTVTEGAAADMSTATILMGQADDYFWTINEKLNGLIDLEKKLGKDQYTSAGKTYGMVLIISIAVCLLAAIISFIISMRMKSIIIAPINRTVEAIESVSQGDLTRRIDVDSSDEIGAMAGHFNAFAEKLHGAITQVARSSNEVSSAANMLDSATEHMATGVEEAAMQVNSVAAASEEMSKTTSEIAQNCVMAAKSSEKANASASTGERIIQETIEVMNRINSRVKETAEIIKSLGMRSDQIGEIVGLINDVADQTNLLALNAAIEAARAGEHGRGFAVVADEVRKLAERTSDATKEIRETIQAMQSETKKAVVSMEEGVLDVGQGTVEAAKSGEALKDILNQINKVTAEINQIAVASEEETSTTNEIASSIQQISQVMQETAKRIQGNAEASAKLANLSKELQNMVGQFRL is encoded by the coding sequence ATGGGAAGACGGCTCGCCAATTTAAACATGACCGTAAAACTTCTGGTTTCGCCCGGAGCGGCAATTGTGTTCCTTGTCGTTGTCTGGATCGTGTGCTACTTCGGTTTTTTCAAGCAGAAAGCGGCCCTCGACGATATCTTTAACAACCGGTTCCGGAACTACCAGGCAAGCGCGGGCATTATAAAGGATTTGACCGAGGTGCATGCTAACGTCTATAAACTGATGAACATGCTGACCGCCAATTATGCAAAGGCCAAAACCGACAATTTCGCCAAGAACCAGTTCGATAAAGTCCAGAAGATCATAGACGAGACGCAGGCAATCGCTCAATCACCGAATTTGACAAAGGCCGAGAAGGATAGCTTTGTCGAGACTCAAGACCAGATAACCAAGTACATGGGGCTCATAAAAACTGTGACCGAAGGGGCCGCCGCCGACATGTCCACGGCCACCATCCTTATGGGTCAGGCAGATGACTATTTCTGGACTATTAATGAAAAGTTAAACGGCCTTATTGACCTGGAAAAAAAGCTCGGCAAGGACCAGTATACCTCGGCGGGCAAAACCTATGGAATGGTTCTTATCATCTCAATTGCCGTATGCCTTCTCGCAGCGATTATATCCTTCATCATCAGCATGCGTATGAAATCGATCATCATCGCCCCCATCAACAGGACCGTGGAGGCCATCGAGAGTGTTTCTCAGGGTGATCTCACGAGACGTATCGACGTGGACTCATCTGATGAAATCGGCGCCATGGCAGGACATTTCAATGCCTTTGCCGAGAAGCTCCACGGGGCCATCACCCAGGTCGCGCGAAGCAGCAACGAGGTCTCTTCAGCGGCCAATATGCTCGATTCCGCAACCGAGCACATGGCAACAGGCGTTGAGGAAGCGGCCATGCAGGTGAACTCGGTGGCTGCCGCGAGCGAGGAGATGAGCAAGACTACCTCGGAAATAGCCCAGAACTGTGTCATGGCGGCAAAGAGCTCTGAGAAGGCCAACGCCTCTGCTTCAACGGGAGAGCGTATTATCCAGGAAACCATAGAGGTTATGAACCGCATCAACAGCCGCGTCAAGGAAACGGCGGAGATAATCAAGAGCCTGGGTATGCGTTCCGATCAGATCGGAGAGATCGTGGGGCTCATTAACGATGTGGCCGATCAGACAAACCTTCTCGCTTTGAACGCGGCAATTGAAGCGGCCCGGGCCGGTGAACACGGCAGGGGTTTTGCCGTTGTTGCCGATGAGGTGCGCAAGCTTGCAGAGCGAACGAGCGACGCTACCAAAGAGATCCGCGAAACCATACAGGCCATGCAGTCAGAAACCAAGAAAGCCGTTGTGTCCATGGAAGAAGGCGTGCTCGACGTGGGGCAGGGCACCGTAGAGGCCGCCAAATCTGGCGAAGCGCTCAAAGATATTTTGAACCAGATCAACAAGGTTACCGCCGAGATCAACCAGATCGCCGTTGCGTCTGAGGAAGAAACGTCGACTACCAACGAAATCGCCTCCAGCATCCAGCAGATCTCCCAGGTCATGCAGGAGACCGCGAAGAGAATCCAGGGCAACGCAGAGGCGTCAGCCAAACTGGCCAATCTCTCCAAGGAGCTGCAGAACATGGTGGGACAGTTTAGACTCTAA
- a CDS encoding cache domain-containing protein, whose protein sequence is MKRVVWSIAVFTAVTFFFGGIYTAYAASLEEAKALGEKAAAYVKANGKEKGAAELNNAKGQFVKGEMYVTLHDFKGVFLANPVAPAIVGQNHYDLKDPDGKYFVREMIDIAKTKGSGWMEYMWTNPATKKLQAKKSWVQRVEGTEMFTLSGIFQ, encoded by the coding sequence ATGAAACGAGTTGTATGGAGTATTGCGGTGTTCACGGCAGTGACGTTCTTCTTCGGTGGGATCTATACGGCATATGCCGCGAGCCTCGAAGAGGCTAAAGCGCTCGGCGAGAAAGCCGCAGCCTATGTGAAGGCAAATGGTAAAGAAAAGGGCGCTGCTGAGCTTAACAATGCGAAAGGTCAGTTTGTTAAGGGCGAAATGTATGTGACATTACACGATTTCAAAGGTGTCTTTCTTGCAAACCCCGTTGCTCCTGCCATTGTTGGACAGAACCACTATGATCTGAAGGATCCCGACGGCAAGTACTTTGTGCGGGAGATGATCGATATCGCAAAGACAAAAGGTAGTGGCTGGATGGAATACATGTGGACCAACCCGGCAACGAAGAAACTGCAGGCTAAGAAGTCATGGGTACAGAGGGTTGAAGGCACTGAGATGTTTACCCTTTCCGGCATCTTCCAATAA